Proteins encoded together in one Monomorium pharaonis isolate MP-MQ-018 chromosome 8, ASM1337386v2, whole genome shotgun sequence window:
- the LOC118646884 gene encoding uncharacterized protein LOC118646884, protein MAKWCVVPNCKTSSKTVPKRSTFQVPKDIVTWKKWEKAIPGITKLYPLDIVCEKHFKEEDISREWVKHDANGKVIARVAYKKAQLKQFAVPTRFGDVPTEKKNCEPQLEYAMQVSNSPSIQEINTFVTQTVDTDIELSLSPMQVLSCELIVADSFVPQKPAKVSSSLEITELIPENASANNDFSAVIPERWSWVNMPNYAEISQYTLFTYSIMNFENGVYCPVTQKSVTLDADGKLKYFIYGRHIDTQDKDLERVIKKKEMLKNILRKFQDMNICSGQSDISIYLIPADGVYQDYVNKWRSKGCSLLSKQKTCKSCIKLRKCILQRKARLKSRTMINRINNASNSVDQGKLLAMRKKIRREKRQKYRAKNHVEHLITCMKAQEAQMTSMQDTAVDKKLGELENISMSQKLVVKEIFAAASKKDARGRRYTDDWIMCLLLNIRSPKDYGFLRKNNILPLPCTKTIRNYFSLINIKCGFDEEFSKLIEKHFALKTPLQRHGILLLDEINLRKSVTVCSRNLTYVGLTDLGDGGQQSTDINEQATHGLVLMFQPLADVYTQPIAVFASKNSVKGEELAKIVIKAICYLEQCGAMIHGVVADGAATNTKMCSLLGVRGTIEDTKTWFTHPLDDKRKVFVFSDVCHLVKNVRNRLYNKRKLRLKSTNGYVSWNYFETLYNIDKDHPGNARACPKITLRHVVLDNTSKMRVRLATQIFSNSVADGLAFYLSHGCEGLSGCEETISFCKRMNDMFDAMNRKSPNQGLTPHCKDFKILEDTLRWLDEWELAVSKTDITAEEFLTVETSKGLRISLRSTMDLCKYLIDKFNFKYLLTGKVNQDNLEKFFGTIRQCAGCNDHPNCPTFLQLYKLLSVYSVIKPPKYGNCTVSSDSRPTLISIDEIKAIYGNKREGKSAESMRTIKTKLDQVLQSGDWEADDILDPHSEHDYALSPILDCIIYYVTGFVF, encoded by the exons ATGGCGAAGTGGTGTGTGGTACCGAATTGCAAAACTAGCAGCAAAACCGTGCCGAAACGGTCCACATTTCAAGTGCCGAAAGACATTGTTACGTGGAAGAAGTGGGAAAAAGCTATTCCGGGTATTACAAAGTTGTATCCGTTGGATATTGTatgtgaaaaacattttaaggAGGAAGACATTTCCCGCGAATGGGTCAAGCACGACGCAAATGGCAAAGTAATTGCACGG GTCGCATATAAAAAAGCGCAGTTGAAGCAGTTTGCTGTGCCCACAAGATTCGGTGACGTTCcgacagaaaagaaaaattgtgaGCCACAGCTTGAATATGCGATGCAAGTTTCAAATTCTCCAAGCATTCAAGAAATTAATACTTTCGTCA CTCAAACTGTTGACACAGACATTGAATTGTCGCTCTCTCCAATGCAAGTATTGAGTTGTGAACTTATAGTAGCAGATTCGTTTGTTCCTCAGAAGCCTGCCAAAGTGTCTTCATCTCTAGAAATAACCGAAC TAATACCAGAAAATGCGAGCGCTAATAATGACTTTTCTGCCGTTATACCGGAGAGATGGAGTTGGGTCAATATGCCGAATTATGCTGAAATTTCACAATATACGCTGTTTACATATTCGATCATGAATTTCGAGAACGGCGTGTATTGTCCAGTAACACAAAAAAGTGTTACACTTGACGCGGacggaaaattaaaatattttatttatggtCGTCACATTGATACGCAAGATAAGGATCTCGAACGTGttataaagaagaaagaaatgcTTAAGAATATACTAAGAAAATTTCAAGATATGAACATCTGCAGCGGCCAAAGTGACATTAGTATTTATCTCATACCAGCCGATGGGGTATATCAAGATTACGTCAATAAATGGAGAAGTAAAGGTTGCTCTCTGCTCTCGAAGCAGAAAACATGCAAGTCCTGCATAAAATTGAGGAAATGCATATTGCAACGGAAGGCACGGTTGAAGAGTCGTACGATGATTAATCGGATTAATAACGCGTCAAACTCCGTTGATCAAGGTAAATTATTAGCAATgcggaaaaaaattagacgtgAAAAACGTCAGAAATATCGAGCTAAGAATCACGTTGAACATCTTATTACGTGTATGAAAGCACAAGAAGCACAAATGACAAGCATGCAAGACACGGctgtcgataaaaaattaggTGAGTTAGAGAACATTTCAATGTCCCAAAAATTAGTTGTTAAAGAAATCTTCGCCGCGGCAAGCAAAAAAGATGCCAGAGGTCGACGTTACACTGATGATTGGATCATGTGCTTGCTTCTGAATATCCGATCGCCAAAAGACTACGGATTTTTGCGTAAAAACAATATCCTGCCACTTCCGTGCACAAAGACAATACgcaattatttctctttaattaatataaagtgtGGCTTTGATGAAGAATTTTCGAAACTTATCGAAAaacattttgctttaaaaactCCATTGCAACGTCACGGGATCCTACTACtcgatgaaataaatttaaggaaGTCTGTGACAGTTTGTTCGAGAAATTTAACTTATGTAGGCTTAACGGACTTGGGCGATGGCGGGCAACAATCCACAGACATAAATGAACAGGCTACACATGGTCTTGTCCTCATGTTCCAGCCGCTTGCTGATGTATATACACAGCCGATTGCAGTGTTTGCTTCGAAAAATTCCGTAAAAGGAGAAGAGCTCGCGAAAATTGTCATTAAAGCTATTTGCTATTTGGAACAATGCGGAGCGATGATCCATGGTGTTGTTGCCGACGGTGCTGCAACAAACACAAAAATGTGTTCACTTTTGGGTGTCAGAGGAACTATAGAAGATACCAAAACGTGGTTCACTCACCCCTTGGACGACAAACGGAAAGTATTTGTCTTTTCCGATGTCTGCCACCTCGTCAAGAACGTCCGAAACCGGTTGtacaacaaaagaaaattgcgG ttaaaatctACGAATGGCTACGTTAgttggaattattttgaaacgtTGTATAATATCGATAAAGATCATCCAGGGAATGCACGAGCATGTCCAAAAATAACGCTCAGACATGTTGTACTGGACAACACATCGAAAATGCGAGTCAGACTAGCTACTCAG ATATTCAGCAACTCCGTGGCTGACGGGCTCGCGTTTTATTTGTCACACGGGTGCGAAGGACTCAGCGGGTGCGaagaaacaatttctttttgtaaacgTATGAATGATATGTTTGACGCAATGAATCGCAAATCGCCAAATCAAGGACTCACGCCGCACTGTAAAGAttttaag atTTTAGAAGATACATTGCGGTGGTTAGATGAATGGGAATTGGCAGTGTCAAAAACAGATATCACAGCAGAGGAATTTCTTACTGTTGAAACTTCAAAAGGACTGAGAATATCTCTTCGATCGACGATGGACCTTTGCAAATATCTGATTgacaaattcaattttaagtaCCTGCTGACTGGAAAAGTTAATCAGGATAATTTAGAG aaatttttcggCACTATCCGTCAATGCGCAGGATGCAATGATCATCCAAACTGcccaacatttttacaattatacaaattactgTCGGTGTATAGTGTGATCAAGCCTCCGAAATACGGCAATTGCACGGTTTCGTCCGATTCGAGGCCGACATTGATCTCTATCGACGAAATCAAAGCAATATACGGCAATAAACGCGAGGGCAAAAGTGCGGAATCTATGCGAACAATTAAGACCAAACTAGACCAAGTATTGCAATCCGGCGATTGGGAGGCAGACGATATCCTTGATCCTCATTCCGAACATGATTATGCTCTTTCCCCTATCCTTGATTGCATTATCTACTACGTAACAGGTTTCGTATTTTAA